The genomic stretch AAATGCTTCTCTGAATCATATTCGTAATACTCGTTTTAAAAAAAATACTATACATATAGATGATGTTACCAATATTGGTGATAACGACCCTTTTGAAAAAGACGAAGCTGTAGAAGAAAAAAAATTGTACAAAGCTTTTTCTATATTTTATAATGCCCTGAATCCCATAGAAAGATCTCTTTATATATTAAAAGAAATTTTTAACTATGAGTATAAAGATTTACAAGATATTTTTGGAAAAAAAATTGAAAATTGTAGGCAGATTGTTTCCCGTTCCCGAAAAAAAATAGAAAAAAAAAAAGAGATGTCTCTCAACACAAATATAAAACACACTGCTTTTGAAACATTTAAACAGGCATGTTTTAATAATGATATATCAGAATATATAAATTTACTAAAAGAAGAAATTAACCATAA from Chitinophagaceae bacterium encodes the following:
- a CDS encoding sigma-70 family RNA polymerase sigma factor, whose product is MTTTPIVLYKHSLESIAFKIVGSIQDAEDIVQDIFLKWLTIDQTKVLNTKNYLIKSVKNASLNHIRNTRFKKNTIHIDDVTNIGDNDPFEKDEAVEEKKLYKAFSIFYNALNPIERSLYILKEIFNYEYKDLQDIFGKKIENCRQIVSRSRKKIEKKKEMSLNTNIKHTAFETFKQACFNNDISEYINLLKEEINHNKNEHSE